A part of Desulfotomaculum nigrificans DSM 574 genomic DNA contains:
- a CDS encoding PIN/TRAM domain-containing protein — translation MIRKTVYGLIVLFLGSMGFWLGTYILTNNIVPTTQQELRFGIIALGTLVGLLAGVLTAPWLIKGGLAITSIVDQYLAKTPTNDLLMGSAGLIVGLIIANLLGSILSSIGWIGKIIWLLGTILLGYLGLSVAVKKREEILSLFASLPRFGRDKLVKGEGKGNLIKILDTSVIIDGRIAELCQSGFIEGVLLVPIFVVDELRHIADSSDLLKRNRGRRGLDILNAMKKSPDVKVQIYENTKGLDDIPEVDAKLVKLGQKLGAKILTNDYNLNKVAELQGVKVLNINELANAIKPVVLPGEEMVVTVVKDGKEMGQGVAYLDDGTMIVVDGGKRYIGQTISVLVTSVLQTAAGRMIFAKPKNPDKRTEAAGHVVSGVNVIG, via the coding sequence ATGATCAGAAAAACTGTCTATGGGCTTATCGTTTTGTTTTTAGGCAGCATGGGATTTTGGTTGGGCACTTATATTTTGACCAACAATATAGTGCCAACCACACAGCAAGAATTAAGATTTGGCATCATTGCGCTGGGAACCCTGGTGGGGCTGTTGGCGGGGGTGTTAACTGCTCCTTGGCTGATTAAGGGAGGGTTAGCCATAACTTCAATTGTTGATCAATACCTGGCTAAAACCCCGACCAATGATTTATTAATGGGTTCCGCAGGACTTATTGTTGGACTTATAATTGCAAATTTATTGGGCTCCATATTATCTTCCATTGGTTGGATAGGAAAAATTATTTGGCTCTTGGGCACAATTTTATTGGGCTACCTGGGCTTATCAGTGGCGGTTAAAAAGAGGGAAGAAATTCTTTCACTCTTTGCCAGCCTGCCTCGCTTCGGCAGGGATAAACTGGTAAAAGGCGAGGGGAAAGGTAACTTAATCAAGATTCTAGACACCAGTGTAATCATTGACGGGCGTATTGCGGAGCTTTGTCAGAGTGGCTTTATTGAAGGGGTCTTGTTGGTACCTATTTTTGTGGTAGACGAGCTCAGGCATATTGCCGATTCCTCGGACTTGTTAAAAAGAAACAGGGGTCGCCGGGGACTGGATATTCTTAATGCTATGAAGAAGTCCCCGGACGTAAAGGTGCAGATTTACGAAAATACCAAAGGGCTGGATGACATTCCGGAGGTTGACGCTAAGTTAGTTAAGCTGGGCCAAAAACTTGGGGCCAAAATCCTTACCAACGACTATAACCTGAATAAGGTGGCCGAATTACAAGGCGTCAAAGTACTGAACATCAATGAACTGGCCAACGCCATCAAACCGGTGGTCTTACCGGGTGAAGAAATGGTGGTTACGGTGGTAAAGGATGGTAAAGAAATGGGCCAGGGTGTAGCTTACTTAGATGACGGTACCATGATCGTGGTTGACGGGGGTAAGCGTTACATCGGCCAAACCATCAGTGTGCTGGTTACCAGTGTTTTGCAAACTGCGGCCGGACGGATGATTTTTGCCAAACCTAAAAACCCGGATAAGCGTACTGAAGCAGCCGGTCATGTGGTGAGTGGAGTGAATGTGATTGGGTAA
- the ispD gene encoding 2-C-methyl-D-erythritol 4-phosphate cytidylyltransferase, which produces MGNVIAVIPAAGVGSRMRANINKQYLLLEGTPIITRTIKALESCPEISNVVLVVGPGEEEFCRSRILEGNGFTKVMAVVPGGDHRQSSVYNGLCALPQDTEMVVIHDGARPLVQPGEISRVVQAAGEIGAAALAVPVKDTIKVVDEQGKVVSTPPRERLWAVQTPQVFRYELIMQAHRMARAAGVLATDDCALVEALGHPVKLVVGSYENLKITTPEDLVLAAALLRRRYNRCE; this is translated from the coding sequence TTGGGTAACGTTATAGCGGTGATTCCGGCTGCCGGAGTCGGTAGTCGAATGAGAGCAAATATTAATAAACAATATCTTTTACTAGAGGGAACGCCCATTATAACAAGAACTATTAAAGCTTTGGAGAGTTGCCCGGAAATTAGCAATGTGGTTTTAGTAGTGGGCCCCGGGGAAGAGGAGTTCTGCCGGAGCCGCATTCTTGAAGGTAATGGTTTTACCAAGGTAATGGCGGTGGTGCCCGGCGGCGACCACCGCCAATCTTCTGTCTATAATGGGCTTTGTGCCCTGCCCCAGGATACAGAAATGGTGGTAATTCACGATGGGGCCAGACCTTTGGTCCAGCCTGGGGAAATTAGCCGAGTGGTGCAGGCTGCCGGAGAAATAGGGGCAGCGGCCCTGGCGGTACCGGTGAAGGATACCATTAAGGTGGTGGATGAACAGGGTAAAGTGGTCAGTACACCTCCCCGGGAGAGGTTGTGGGCTGTGCAAACCCCTCAGGTTTTTCGTTATGAGCTAATTATGCAGGCCCACCGGATGGCCCGAGCCGCCGGCGTATTGGCCACTGATGATTGTGCTCTGGTGGAAGCCCTGGGTCATCCCGTTAAGCTGGTGGTGGGCAGCTATGAAAACTTAAAGATTACTACTCCGGAGGATCTGGTTTTGGCCGCGGCTCTGTTAAGAAGGAGGTATAACCGGTGCGAATAG
- the ispF gene encoding 2-C-methyl-D-erythritol 2,4-cyclodiphosphate synthase, translating into MRIGIGYDVHKLVPERELILGGVKIPYQQGLLGHSDADVLVHAVMDALLGAAAMGDIGQHFPDHDPAYKGIDSLKLLAQVRDKLIGDGYMVNNIDAVVVAQAPKLAPYIPAMRENLARVLGMETGEVNVKATTTEYLGFAGRGEGIGAYAVCTIRRDI; encoded by the coding sequence GTGCGAATAGGCATAGGATATGACGTACATAAGTTGGTGCCGGAACGGGAGCTGATTTTAGGTGGCGTAAAAATCCCTTACCAACAGGGATTATTGGGCCATTCGGATGCTGATGTGCTGGTGCATGCAGTGATGGATGCCCTGTTGGGGGCAGCGGCCATGGGGGATATCGGGCAGCATTTCCCAGACCATGACCCTGCTTATAAAGGTATTGATAGTTTAAAACTGTTAGCCCAAGTAAGGGACAAGCTTATCGGGGATGGTTATATGGTTAACAACATTGATGCGGTGGTAGTGGCCCAGGCCCCCAAGTTAGCTCCCTACATCCCAGCCATGCGGGAAAACCTGGCCCGGGTGTTAGGCATGGAAACCGGTGAGGTCAATGTAAAGGCCACCACCACCGAGTACCTGGGCTTTGCCGGACGGGGCGAAGGTATCGGGGCTTATGCCGTATGTACTATAAGAAGGGATATTTAA
- a CDS encoding glutamine--tRNA ligase/YqeY domain fusion protein, translating into MDTEKSILSSNFIQTIINEDLKTGKYNGRVHTRFPPEPNGYLHIGHAKSICLNFGLALEYGGLCNLRFDDTNPSKEDVEYVESIKEDVRWLGFDWGDRMYYASDYFDQLYEYAVQLIKAGLAYVCDLSADEIREYRGTLTQPGKESPYRNRSVEENLDLFERMKAGEFPEGSRVLRAKIDMASPNLNLRDPVLYRIQRTSHHRTGDKWCIYPMYDYAHPISDAIEGITHSICTCEFEDHRPLYDWVLAALNFNPRPQQIEFARLNLSYTVMSKRKLRELVEQGYVNGWDDPRMPTISGLRRRGYTPESIRNFCERIGVAKANSMVDIAMLEHCIREDLNFKAPRVMTVLRPLKVVIDNYPEDQVEWLDAEYNSENPELGSRRVPFSRVVYIEREDFMEDPPKKFFRLAPGREVRLKHAYIIKCERVVKDEKTGEIIELHCTYDPATRSGMSGDVRKVKGTLHWVSASHAVPVEVRLYDRLFLKENPEEDADFKANINPRSLEKLTSCWAEPSLAEAVPGNRYQFLRQGYFCVDPDSAGGKLVFNRIVPLKDSWAKIQKG; encoded by the coding sequence ATGGATACGGAAAAATCTATTCTGTCTTCTAATTTTATTCAAACTATAATAAATGAAGATTTAAAAACCGGTAAATATAATGGCAGGGTGCATACCAGATTTCCACCCGAGCCAAATGGCTACCTACATATTGGACATGCTAAGTCTATCTGTCTAAATTTTGGTCTGGCTCTGGAATATGGGGGACTTTGCAATTTAAGATTTGATGACACCAATCCCAGCAAAGAAGATGTGGAATATGTGGAATCCATTAAAGAGGATGTCCGCTGGTTGGGCTTTGATTGGGGCGACCGGATGTATTATGCTTCAGATTACTTTGATCAGTTGTACGAATATGCTGTACAGCTGATTAAAGCGGGACTGGCCTATGTTTGTGATTTAAGTGCCGATGAAATCAGAGAATACCGTGGCACCTTGACCCAACCGGGTAAGGAAAGCCCTTATCGTAACCGGTCGGTGGAAGAAAACCTGGACTTGTTTGAACGGATGAAAGCAGGGGAATTTCCGGAAGGGTCCCGGGTTCTGCGGGCCAAAATTGATATGGCTTCCCCCAATTTAAACCTGCGTGATCCGGTACTTTATCGTATTCAGCGAACCAGCCATCACCGTACCGGGGACAAATGGTGTATCTACCCCATGTACGATTATGCCCATCCTATTTCCGATGCCATTGAGGGAATTACCCATTCCATTTGTACCTGTGAATTTGAAGATCACCGTCCGTTGTATGACTGGGTTCTGGCAGCATTAAATTTTAACCCCCGACCGCAGCAAATTGAATTTGCCCGGTTAAATCTCAGTTATACCGTGATGAGTAAGCGTAAACTGCGGGAACTGGTGGAGCAAGGGTATGTCAACGGTTGGGATGATCCCCGCATGCCCACTATCTCCGGTCTTAGGCGGCGGGGGTATACTCCGGAGTCCATTCGTAATTTTTGCGAACGCATCGGGGTGGCCAAGGCCAATAGTATGGTTGATATAGCGATGCTGGAACATTGTATCCGGGAGGATTTAAACTTTAAAGCCCCGCGGGTAATGACTGTATTGCGGCCCCTGAAGGTGGTTATTGATAATTACCCGGAGGATCAAGTGGAATGGTTGGATGCTGAATATAATTCGGAAAACCCCGAGCTCGGATCCCGCCGGGTGCCTTTTTCCCGGGTGGTGTATATTGAACGGGAGGACTTTATGGAAGACCCGCCGAAAAAATTCTTCCGGTTAGCCCCCGGTCGTGAGGTGCGTTTGAAACACGCCTACATTATCAAATGTGAGCGAGTAGTCAAGGATGAAAAAACCGGTGAGATCATTGAGTTGCACTGCACCTACGATCCTGCCACCCGCAGCGGCATGTCCGGGGATGTGCGGAAGGTTAAGGGTACACTGCATTGGGTCTCCGCATCCCATGCGGTGCCGGTGGAAGTTCGTTTATATGATCGCCTGTTCCTAAAGGAAAACCCGGAAGAGGACGCCGACTTTAAAGCTAATATCAATCCCCGTTCCTTAGAAAAATTAACTTCCTGCTGGGCTGAACCAAGTTTGGCTGAAGCAGTGCCGGGGAATCGTTACCAGTTCCTGAGACAGGGATATTTCTGCGTTGATCCTGATTCAGCAGGTGGCAAGCTGGTGTTTAACCGGATTGTTCCCCTGAAGGACTCATGGGCTAAGATACAAAAGGGCTAA
- the gltX gene encoding glutamate--tRNA ligase yields the protein MSVRVRFAPSPTGPLHIGGARSALFNWLLARRYGGQFLVRIEDTDLERSSRESEENILNALRWLGIDWDEGIAVGGPNGPYRQTERLEKYRQVARQLLEQGHAYHCYCTEEELAAEREALMAKGELPRYTGRCRNLCAEDKARLEAAGRKPVLRFKVPADRIITIDDHVRGHVEFESNGIGDFIIMKSDNIPTYNFAVVVDDHDMNITHVVRAEEHLSNTPRQILLYDALGWQKPEFAHISLILGKDRAKMSKRHGATSIEQYQKLGYLPEALVNFLALLGWSPGGEEEILTLEEIKRQFSLDRVAKNPAVFDIDKLNWLNGHYIRQCSIERLTKLAIPYLQEAGYLEQEVSPEKFAWLEKLVALTQPYLSYMAEITSHVEPFFREQVAPVDEEARQILAGEQVPLVMNTAIELISAAEELTEESIKPLLKAVGKQTGLKGKFVFMPLRVALIGKPHGPELHQIIAVLGKERTIARLKAVANANE from the coding sequence TTGTCTGTACGGGTACGTTTTGCCCCCAGTCCTACGGGGCCTTTACATATTGGAGGAGCCAGGTCGGCGTTGTTTAACTGGTTGTTGGCCCGCCGTTACGGCGGCCAATTTTTGGTTAGGATTGAAGATACTGATCTCGAAAGATCATCCAGAGAATCAGAAGAAAATATTTTAAATGCCCTGCGCTGGTTGGGCATAGACTGGGACGAGGGGATTGCCGTAGGAGGACCCAATGGACCCTATCGCCAAACAGAACGGTTAGAAAAGTACCGCCAGGTCGCCCGGCAACTGTTGGAGCAGGGCCATGCTTATCATTGCTACTGCACTGAAGAGGAATTGGCTGCCGAACGGGAAGCTCTCATGGCCAAAGGGGAATTGCCCCGCTACACCGGCCGTTGTCGGAACCTCTGTGCCGAGGATAAGGCCAGATTGGAGGCCGCAGGCAGAAAACCGGTATTAAGATTTAAGGTACCGGCTGACCGGATTATTACCATTGATGATCATGTGCGGGGTCATGTGGAATTTGAGTCCAACGGTATTGGGGACTTTATTATTATGAAATCAGACAACATACCCACCTATAATTTCGCGGTGGTGGTGGATGATCATGATATGAACATTACCCATGTGGTTCGCGCCGAGGAACATCTCTCCAATACCCCAAGACAAATTTTACTTTATGATGCCCTGGGCTGGCAAAAGCCGGAGTTTGCCCACATTTCATTAATCTTGGGTAAAGACCGGGCCAAGATGAGTAAGCGTCACGGGGCCACTTCCATTGAACAATATCAGAAACTGGGCTACCTACCCGAGGCACTGGTGAACTTCCTGGCCTTACTGGGTTGGTCCCCGGGTGGGGAAGAGGAAATTCTCACCCTGGAAGAAATTAAGCGGCAGTTTTCTCTGGATCGGGTGGCTAAAAACCCGGCCGTATTTGATATTGATAAATTAAACTGGCTTAATGGCCATTACATTCGCCAATGCTCCATAGAACGGTTAACCAAGCTGGCCATTCCTTATTTACAGGAAGCCGGATATTTGGAGCAGGAGGTAAGCCCGGAGAAATTTGCCTGGCTGGAAAAATTGGTGGCACTGACCCAACCTTATTTGTCCTATATGGCGGAAATAACCAGCCATGTGGAGCCTTTCTTCCGGGAGCAGGTTGCCCCGGTGGATGAAGAGGCCCGGCAAATCCTGGCCGGTGAACAGGTGCCGCTGGTGATGAATACAGCCATTGAATTAATATCAGCTGCCGAGGAATTAACCGAAGAATCAATTAAACCCTTATTAAAGGCAGTGGGCAAGCAAACCGGTCTAAAGGGTAAATTTGTCTTCATGCCCCTAAGGGTAGCCTTAATTGGCAAACCCCATGGCCCGGAGTTACATCAAATCATTGCTGTTCTGGGTAAAGAACGCACCATTGCCAGGTTAAAGGCTGTGGCAAATGCTAATGAGTAA
- the cysE gene encoding serine O-acetyltransferase — protein MFSRIKKEINAIFERDPAAKSVLEVLLCYPSLHAILFHRLAHALYKRKFFVIARFISQVARFLTGIEIHPGAKIGEGLFIDHGSGVVIGETAEIGDNVTIYQGVTLGGTGKEKGKRHPTIGNNVVIGSGAKVLGPFTVGDNVKIGAGSVVLKPVPSNCTVVGVPGRIVVRDGQKIEPVDLRHDQLPDPIADMLLQMQTQIENLEKKLKEVEAECCQLREKSGRGQESNGDL, from the coding sequence GTGTTCAGTCGGATTAAAAAGGAAATTAATGCCATATTTGAACGGGACCCAGCTGCTAAAAGCGTCTTAGAGGTATTATTATGTTATCCGAGTCTGCACGCTATCCTGTTTCACCGGTTGGCCCATGCATTGTACAAAAGGAAATTCTTTGTAATCGCCCGTTTTATTTCTCAGGTGGCCCGGTTTTTAACCGGTATTGAAATTCACCCGGGGGCTAAGATCGGTGAGGGGTTGTTCATTGACCACGGTTCTGGAGTAGTTATTGGCGAAACAGCAGAAATCGGCGACAATGTAACCATTTATCAAGGGGTAACCCTGGGGGGCACGGGCAAAGAAAAGGGCAAACGTCACCCTACCATTGGCAACAATGTGGTTATCGGTTCCGGAGCTAAGGTCCTGGGCCCCTTTACCGTTGGTGACAATGTTAAGATCGGTGCTGGTTCAGTGGTGCTAAAACCGGTGCCTTCCAACTGTACTGTAGTGGGGGTACCGGGGAGAATCGTGGTGCGTGACGGACAAAAAATAGAACCCGTGGATTTACGCCATGACCAATTACCTGACCCCATCGCCGATATGTTGTTACAAATGCAAACTCAGATAGAGAATCTGGAGAAGAAACTTAAAGAAGTAGAAGCAGAGTGCTGTCAATTGCGAGAAAAGAGTGGAAGGGGCCAAGAAAGTAATGGAGATCTATAA
- the cysS gene encoding cysteine--tRNA ligase codes for MEIYNTLTKTKEEFIPRDKGHVSMYVCGPTTYNFIHLGNARPLVFFDTVRRYFLYKGFKVKYVQNFTDVDDKIINRAKEEGMDPLALANKYINEYFVDADALNVLRADVHPKVSEHIKEIIDLIKLLEQRGHAYAVDGDVYFAVRSFPEYGKLSGRNLEDMQAGARVEVDVRKKDPMDFALWKAAKPGEPSWESPWGPGRPGWHIECSAMAQKYLGYSFDIHGGGFDLIFPHHENEIAQSEASCGKPFARYWMHNGFITINQEKMSKSLGNFFLVREILDKFPPDVVRWFLLSTHYRSPLDFDDEKLQVAGRGLERIKTAVRLLYEALDRPDSAGKEALDAARFKGKLAALRSEFEQAMDDDFNTALAISVFFELSKEINILVGNLGGVVTPAARQLLADAHALVKDFNYVLGILKEDQTSGRLLLEAPAKDDKLVDALVQLIIKIRQEARGKKDWATADAIRDGLKELGIILEDTPQGVRWKKQG; via the coding sequence ATGGAGATCTATAATACTCTGACCAAGACTAAGGAAGAGTTTATTCCTAGAGATAAGGGCCATGTTAGTATGTATGTTTGTGGGCCGACCACTTATAACTTTATTCATCTGGGAAATGCCCGGCCACTGGTTTTCTTTGATACTGTCAGGCGTTATTTTTTATACAAGGGTTTTAAGGTTAAATATGTTCAAAACTTTACCGATGTAGACGATAAGATTATTAACCGGGCTAAAGAAGAGGGAATGGACCCTTTGGCCCTGGCGAACAAATATATCAATGAATATTTTGTTGATGCCGATGCTTTAAATGTACTGAGAGCAGATGTCCACCCCAAAGTGTCAGAGCATATCAAGGAAATTATTGACCTAATTAAGCTTTTAGAGCAGCGGGGCCACGCCTATGCAGTTGACGGGGACGTTTATTTTGCTGTGCGGAGCTTTCCGGAGTACGGCAAGCTATCGGGGCGGAACCTGGAGGATATGCAGGCTGGGGCCAGGGTAGAGGTGGATGTGCGGAAAAAAGACCCCATGGACTTTGCCCTGTGGAAAGCTGCCAAACCAGGTGAACCCAGTTGGGAAAGCCCCTGGGGGCCCGGCAGACCGGGCTGGCACATCGAGTGTTCGGCCATGGCCCAAAAGTATTTAGGATATAGCTTTGATATTCATGGGGGTGGCTTTGACCTTATTTTCCCGCATCACGAAAATGAGATAGCCCAATCCGAGGCGTCCTGCGGGAAGCCCTTTGCCCGTTACTGGATGCACAATGGGTTTATTACCATTAATCAAGAGAAGATGTCCAAATCACTGGGGAATTTCTTTTTGGTGCGAGAAATCCTGGACAAATTCCCGCCGGATGTGGTCAGGTGGTTTTTATTGTCCACCCATTATCGCAGTCCCCTGGATTTTGATGATGAAAAACTGCAGGTGGCCGGACGGGGCTTGGAGCGGATCAAAACTGCCGTTCGGCTGTTGTATGAGGCTTTGGACAGACCGGACAGCGCCGGGAAGGAAGCCCTGGATGCGGCCCGGTTTAAGGGAAAATTAGCTGCTTTACGATCAGAATTTGAGCAGGCCATGGATGACGATTTTAATACTGCCCTGGCCATTTCAGTGTTTTTTGAATTAAGCAAGGAAATAAATATACTGGTTGGCAATTTAGGTGGCGTGGTTACCCCCGCCGCCAGGCAACTGTTGGCAGATGCCCATGCTTTGGTTAAGGATTTTAACTATGTGCTGGGTATCCTCAAGGAAGACCAGACATCCGGCAGGTTATTGTTAGAGGCCCCGGCTAAGGACGACAAACTGGTGGATGCTTTGGTGCAACTTATAATTAAAATCCGGCAGGAGGCCCGTGGTAAAAAAGATTGGGCCACCGCTGATGCCATCCGGGATGGACTGAAGGAACTGGGTATAATACTGGAGGATACCCCCCAGGGAGTTCGTTGGAAAAAGCAGGGATAA
- a CDS encoding Mini-ribonuclease 3 translates to MLDNISGKPTVKAEELPSLVLAYIGDAVYELAIRDFLVAQGLCKVNQLHRTAVKYVRAGAQARALFALEGKLSETEMAVVRRGRNAKSGTVPKGADVLEYRHATALEALIGYLYLQGQHQRLQEIIKLAIEEIT, encoded by the coding sequence TTGTTAGATAATATTTCAGGCAAACCAACTGTTAAAGCGGAAGAATTGCCCAGCCTGGTACTGGCTTATATTGGGGATGCCGTTTATGAGTTAGCCATTAGGGATTTCCTGGTGGCGCAGGGTCTATGTAAGGTTAATCAACTCCATCGCACAGCAGTTAAATATGTAAGGGCGGGTGCCCAGGCCAGGGCGTTATTTGCCCTGGAGGGCAAATTGTCCGAAACTGAAATGGCCGTGGTGCGCAGGGGCAGGAATGCCAAATCGGGTACCGTCCCCAAGGGAGCGGATGTGCTGGAATACCGGCACGCTACCGCTCTGGAGGCTTTAATTGGCTATTTATATTTGCAAGGCCAGCACCAGCGACTGCAAGAGATAATTAAGCTGGCTATAGAAGAGATTACGTAG
- the thyX gene encoding FAD-dependent thymidylate synthase, producing MGQTALKVRLLEHTPEPEKLVATAARLCYSPANIDQLAESVAVSDQQGFIKKLMDMGHHTPLEHISFTFGIEGVSRSLLAQITRHRIASFSVQSQRYVGETRQQNNQGIFDYVIPPAIVDLGPAAVAEYERQMAQMQEWYDGWVEKLGGGRGSYEDARFVLPNAAETKLVVTMNARELRHFFSLRCCQRAQWEIRRLAEEMLSLVKQVAPVIFADAGPGCLVGPCPEGKLSCGQMVTVRKRYGVN from the coding sequence ATGGGTCAAACTGCCTTAAAAGTAAGATTGCTGGAACACACCCCTGAACCGGAAAAACTTGTGGCCACGGCAGCCAGATTGTGTTACTCACCGGCCAACATAGACCAGTTGGCCGAAAGTGTTGCTGTTTCTGATCAACAGGGTTTTATCAAAAAACTAATGGATATGGGACACCACACCCCTTTAGAACATATCTCCTTTACCTTTGGTATTGAGGGGGTATCCCGCAGTTTACTGGCCCAAATAACCAGGCACCGCATTGCCAGCTTCAGTGTGCAGTCCCAGCGGTATGTAGGGGAAACCAGACAGCAAAATAACCAGGGTATATTTGATTATGTGATTCCGCCTGCCATCGTTGACCTGGGTCCGGCAGCAGTGGCAGAATATGAGCGACAAATGGCCCAGATGCAGGAATGGTACGATGGCTGGGTAGAAAAACTTGGCGGCGGCAGAGGATCCTACGAAGATGCCAGGTTCGTATTACCTAATGCAGCGGAAACCAAGCTGGTGGTTACCATGAACGCCAGGGAGCTGAGGCATTTTTTCAGTCTTCGTTGCTGCCAGCGGGCCCAGTGGGAGATCCGCCGGTTGGCGGAAGAGATGCTGAGTTTAGTTAAACAGGTGGCGCCGGTGATTTTTGCCGATGCCGGCCCCGGCTGCTTGGTGGGGCCCTGCCCTGAAGGTAAACTAAGCTGTGGGCAAATGGTTACAGTAAGGAAAAGATATGGGGTAAATTAA
- the rlmB gene encoding 23S rRNA (guanosine(2251)-2'-O)-methyltransferase RlmB, translating into MSEIIAGRNPVREALRAGRPINKLVMAKGTAAGPLSEIIKLAREKNIPIQTVDKTHLDKLVAGTPHQGIIAYAAPKGYVDIEDILSVAKERGQDPFIVMLDEINDPHNLGAIIRTVDAAGAHGIIIPRRRAVALTATVARASAGAVEYVPVARVTNLDQTIRQLKELGLWVVGADMDGPEVYWDAKLTGPLLLVIGGEGKGLGRLIKERCDMLVRLPMAGHVGSLNASVAAALLVYEVIRQRR; encoded by the coding sequence GTGAGCGAAATCATTGCCGGGCGGAACCCGGTGCGGGAAGCGCTGCGGGCGGGACGTCCAATTAACAAGCTGGTCATGGCCAAGGGAACAGCTGCGGGACCCTTATCTGAGATTATTAAATTAGCCCGGGAAAAAAATATTCCTATCCAAACGGTGGATAAAACTCACCTGGACAAACTGGTGGCCGGCACGCCACACCAGGGTATTATAGCCTATGCTGCTCCCAAGGGATATGTTGATATAGAAGATATTTTATCTGTGGCCAAAGAAAGAGGTCAGGATCCTTTTATTGTTATGCTGGATGAAATAAATGACCCCCATAACCTGGGGGCCATTATTAGAACCGTTGATGCCGCCGGTGCCCACGGCATTATTATTCCCCGGCGGCGGGCGGTGGCCCTGACAGCAACGGTGGCCAGGGCTTCGGCCGGGGCGGTGGAGTATGTGCCTGTGGCCAGGGTTACTAATTTAGACCAGACCATCCGGCAATTAAAAGAGTTGGGTTTATGGGTTGTCGGAGCCGACATGGATGGGCCGGAAGTATATTGGGATGCCAAGTTAACCGGTCCCTTACTGCTGGTTATCGGTGGAGAAGGCAAAGGGCTTGGCCGACTCATCAAGGAACGATGTGATATGCTGGTACGATTGCCCATGGCAGGGCACGTGGGATCATTAAATGCCTCGGTGGCAGCTGCATTATTGGTGTATGAGGTGATACGCCAGAGAAGGTAG
- a CDS encoding NYN domain-containing protein, whose translation MQEFYVVDGYNVIHAWPEFDELKDNGLDHCRDKLVDILSNFAAFSGSQVKVVFDAHLVKKGIERWEIINGIEVFYSQEGETADSLIERIVGDLSKLGTVYVVTFDWDEQRIIFGRGAYRITPKEFLAQVRKTNKDGQKNFNKQDPTEGYLEDKLPPNIRQILEKWRRGKN comes from the coding sequence ATGCAAGAATTTTACGTGGTGGACGGATATAATGTTATCCATGCCTGGCCGGAATTTGATGAGCTAAAAGATAATGGCCTGGATCACTGCAGAGATAAACTGGTGGATATTTTAAGCAATTTTGCTGCCTTTAGCGGCAGTCAAGTGAAGGTGGTTTTTGATGCCCACCTGGTGAAAAAAGGAATAGAACGGTGGGAAATTATTAATGGCATAGAAGTATTTTATTCCCAAGAGGGAGAAACTGCTGACTCTTTAATTGAGAGAATTGTGGGGGATTTGAGTAAGTTAGGTACCGTTTATGTAGTGACTTTCGATTGGGATGAACAGAGAATTATATTTGGCCGGGGGGCTTACCGGATCACACCAAAGGAATTTCTGGCGCAAGTCCGCAAGACCAACAAAGACGGGCAAAAGAATTTTAACAAGCAGGATCCCACAGAAGGATATTTAGAAGATAAACTGCCCCCCAATATTAGACAAATACTCGAAAAATGGCGTCGTGGAAAGAACTAA